The Caenorhabditis elegans chromosome II genome has a segment encoding these proteins:
- the F58G1.8 gene encoding Elongation Factor G domain-containing protein (Confirmed by transcript evidence) → MIWKRSLLLMLEISVQLLDLTARETFSTDQNLAPHCEPIHIPEPAISVALKSVNRKDADNFIKALTRFTKEEPTFRIKLKVQM, encoded by the exons ATGATATGGAAGAGATCACTACTGCTTATGCTGGAGATATCTGTACAACTTTTGGACTTGACTGCCAGAGAAACGTTCTCAACTGATCAGAATCTTGCTCCGCATTGT GAGCCAATACACATTCCGGAGCCAGCCATTTCTGTGGCACTCAAATCTGTTAACCGGAAAGATGCTGACAATTTTATCAAGGCATTGACGCGATTCACAAAGGAAGAACCAACATTCCGAATTAAATTAAAGGTGCAAatgtaa